In a single window of the Vicia villosa cultivar HV-30 ecotype Madison, WI unplaced genomic scaffold, Vvil1.0 ctg.000034F_1_1_2_unsc, whole genome shotgun sequence genome:
- the LOC131622623 gene encoding beta-glucosidase 24-like encodes IMSSSRNSKNVLAILLFVWISNIFTHAQVLFPLENKFELSYSLSSQNGEQTTTNTYHAILKFVNSSSFPSRGSFPTGFLFGAGSSALQIEGASNEGGRGLGVYLDVDKFSKKIEHYKRYKEDVQLLKKLGVNSYRMSISWNRIMPNGTLKGGINQEGINFYNNLINELLKNGIEPFVTIMHFDYPLALQQKLGGFLNRSIVKHFKDFSELLFKTYGDRVKYWTTINEGEVTAIFQYMHNIDNISVEACPTTGKICTEAYIILHNFLIAHATTSNLYKKKFQALQGGEIGIAISSGSYYPYSSKPEDVAAAKRLMDFYRGWVLKPIFHGNYPKIMRKLVGNRLPKFTKKDKKMLKGSTNFIGLNYYTSNFARHESNKTKVFGDNFDALAMSEVHNVEGKTLGYMDQYGLNFVYPEGLYDFLLYIKKKYQNPKIYITENGIASFKTPNPLKDEHRVAYIAAHINATKAAIDAGVNVRGYFSWAAFDTFEFQAGYSRNWGLYHVDFNDSLKRIPTDSANWYRKYLTNNLIGLN; translated from the exons ataatgtcATCTTCAAGAAATTCTAAAAATGTTCTTGCAATCTTGTTGTTTGTTTGGATTTCTAACATTTTCACCCATGCACAAGTTCTATTTCCCTTGGAGAACAAATTTGAACTTAGTTACTCACTTTCTTCCCAGAATGGAGAACAGACTACAACTAATACATATCACGCTATATTGAAATTCGTAAATTCATCGAGTTTTCCAAGTCGAGGATCATTTCCAACTGGCTTTTTGTTTGGTGCTGGATCTTCTGCCCTTCAGATTGAAGGAGCTTCTAATGAAGGAGGAAGAGGACTTG GTGTGTATTTAGATGTCGATAAGTTTTCCAAAAAGATTGAACATTATAAGCGCTATAAGGAGGACGTACAACTTTTAAAGAAGCTTGGAGTAAATTCTTATAGAATGTCCATATCTTGGAATAGAATAATGCCAAATGGAACCTTGAAAGGAGGTATAAACCAGGAAGGTATCAACTTCTACAATAATTTGATCAATGAGTTGCTAAAAAATGGTATTGAACCTTTTGTGACTATCATGCACTTTGACTATCCGCTAGCTCTTCAACAAAAACTTGGTGGCTTCTTAAATCGCTCCATTGTGAAACATTTCAAGGATTTTAGTGAACTCTTATTCAAAACATATGGAGATCGGGTGAAATATTGGACTACAATCAATGAGGGAGAGGTCACAGCTATATTTCAATACATGCACAATATTGATAATATATCTGTTGAGGCATGTCCAACTACGGGTAAAATATGTACAGAAGCATATATTATACTTCATAATTTCCTAATTGCCCATGCTACAACATcaaatttatacaaaaaaaaatttcaagCACTTCAAGGGGGAGAAATTGGAATTGCTATTTCATCAGGAAGTTATTATCCCTACAGCTCTAAACCAGAGGATGTGGCTGCTGCTAAAAGACTAATGGATTTCTATCGAGGATGGGTTTTAAAGCCAATTTTCCATGGAAATTATCCAAAAATAATGAGAAAGCTAGTGGGGAATAGGCTACCCAAGTTtacaaaaaaagataaaaaaatgctAAAAGGAAGCACAAACTTTATTGGGCTCAATTATTATACTTCTAACTTTGCTAGACATGAATCAAATAAAACCAAGGTTTTTGGTGACAATTTTGATGCCTTAGCTATGTCAGAAGTTCATAACGTGGAAGGAAAAACTCTTGGCTACATGGATCAATACGGTTTGAACTTTGTCTATCCCGAAGGATTATATGACTTCTTACTCTATATTAAGAAAAAATACCAAAACCCCAAAATCTACATCACTGAAAATGGTATTGCTTCTTTCAAAACCCCAAATCCATTGAAGGATGAACATCGAGTTGCTTACATTGCTGCACATATTAACGCGACCAAAGCAGCCATTGATGCTGGTGTAAATGTTCGTGGTTACTTTTCCTGGGCAGCTTTTGATACATTTGAATTTCAAGCGGGCTATTCTAGAAATTGGGGGCTTTATCATGTCGATTTTAATGATAGCCTGAAACGTATACCAACTGACTCAGCTAATTGGTATAGGAAATATTTGACAAATAATTTGATTGgactaaactaa